One genomic region from Pseudomonadota bacterium encodes:
- a CDS encoding RNA-binding transcriptional accessory protein: protein MSAQGKFDPNPLIAADLGLALERVAAAVALLSAGNTVPFVARYRKEQTQSLDEIQIRAILERHSYLVELEQRREAILASIADQGRLTDELAARIRACGTKAGLEDLYLPYKPKRRTRATIARERGLTPLAELILAQPRGGDPRAEAAAFVAPDKGVADVDAALAGARDIAAEVTTERPDVRGKVRKAFAEGGVLVSRVVEGKEGSGAKFKDYFDFSEPVTRIPSHRYLAIRRGEREEVLRAAVRVDETPLLESLRQTIGVDARSPFAAELTAAFTDGFHRLLAPSVESDVRVELKLAADKAAVEVFADNLRALLLAPPLGGKPVVGVDPGLRTGCKCAAVSATGGYVEHMTFSTVAGERALEAGKAGLAAFIRRHAPAAVAVGNGTGGREAEELIRGALVETGQSSVIVVPVSEAGASVYSASELAGQELQELDLTIRGAVSIARRLQDPLAELVKIEPKAIGVGQYQHDVYQPLLSRKLDEVVESCVNGVGVELNTASPALLSRVAGIGPKTAVAIVAHRAENGAFASRRQLLAVKGIGAKAFEQCAGFLRIRGGEHPLDASAVHPERYDLVGRMARDLGVKVGSLVGDAEAVGRIAVGDYAGDGVGEPTLRDILEELRKPGRDPRKEFVAPAFREDVRTIRDLSVGMELDGVVTNVTKFGAFVDVGVHRDGLVHVSQLADRFVGDPSEVVHAGDRIRVRVLEIDLARERISFTAKSAAPPKDAARSTKPGAPQPSPPSPKRQGGKQPGFSYNPFADILKK from the coding sequence ATGTCAGCCCAAGGCAAGTTCGATCCGAACCCCCTCATCGCCGCCGATCTCGGTCTCGCCCTCGAGCGCGTGGCGGCGGCGGTCGCGCTGCTCTCGGCGGGGAACACGGTGCCGTTCGTCGCGCGCTACCGCAAGGAGCAGACCCAGAGCCTGGACGAGATCCAGATCCGGGCGATCCTGGAGCGCCACTCCTACCTCGTGGAGCTCGAGCAGCGGCGCGAGGCGATCCTCGCCTCCATCGCCGACCAGGGCCGGCTGACCGACGAGCTGGCGGCCCGGATCCGCGCCTGCGGGACGAAGGCCGGCCTCGAGGATCTCTACCTCCCGTACAAGCCCAAGCGCCGCACCCGGGCCACGATCGCGCGCGAGCGAGGCCTCACCCCTCTCGCCGAGCTGATCCTGGCGCAACCCAGAGGCGGGGACCCGCGCGCGGAGGCCGCGGCGTTCGTCGCGCCGGACAAGGGTGTGGCGGACGTCGACGCGGCGCTCGCCGGGGCGCGGGACATCGCCGCCGAGGTGACGACCGAGAGGCCCGACGTCCGTGGGAAAGTGCGCAAGGCGTTCGCCGAAGGCGGCGTCCTCGTCTCCCGGGTCGTCGAGGGGAAGGAGGGGAGCGGCGCCAAGTTCAAGGACTACTTCGACTTCTCCGAGCCGGTGACGAGGATCCCGTCGCACCGGTACCTCGCGATCCGCCGTGGCGAGCGCGAGGAGGTGCTCCGCGCCGCCGTGCGAGTGGACGAAACGCCGCTCCTCGAGAGCCTGCGGCAGACGATCGGCGTCGACGCGCGGTCGCCGTTCGCCGCGGAGCTCACGGCCGCGTTCACCGACGGGTTCCATCGGCTGCTCGCGCCGAGCGTCGAGAGCGACGTGCGCGTCGAGCTGAAGCTCGCGGCGGACAAGGCGGCGGTGGAGGTGTTCGCCGACAACCTCCGCGCGCTGCTGCTCGCTCCCCCGCTCGGCGGGAAGCCGGTCGTCGGCGTGGATCCGGGGCTGCGTACCGGCTGCAAGTGCGCCGCCGTGAGCGCCACCGGCGGCTACGTCGAGCACATGACGTTCAGCACCGTGGCCGGGGAGCGCGCGCTGGAGGCGGGAAAGGCGGGGCTCGCGGCGTTCATCCGCCGCCACGCCCCGGCGGCCGTCGCGGTCGGGAACGGGACCGGCGGCCGCGAGGCGGAGGAGCTCATCCGCGGCGCCCTCGTCGAGACGGGGCAGTCGTCGGTGATCGTCGTCCCGGTCAGCGAGGCCGGCGCCAGCGTCTACAGCGCGTCGGAGCTCGCCGGGCAGGAGCTCCAGGAGCTGGACCTGACGATCCGCGGCGCGGTCTCCATCGCGCGCCGCCTCCAGGATCCGCTCGCCGAGCTCGTGAAGATCGAGCCCAAGGCGATCGGCGTCGGGCAGTACCAGCACGACGTCTACCAGCCGCTCTTGTCGCGAAAGCTCGACGAGGTGGTCGAGAGCTGCGTCAACGGGGTGGGGGTGGAGCTCAACACGGCGAGCCCCGCCCTCCTGTCCCGCGTCGCCGGGATCGGGCCGAAGACCGCGGTCGCGATCGTGGCGCACCGGGCCGAGAACGGCGCCTTCGCGAGCCGCCGCCAGCTCCTCGCCGTGAAGGGGATCGGCGCCAAGGCGTTCGAACAGTGCGCGGGCTTCCTCCGCATCCGGGGCGGCGAGCACCCGCTCGACGCGTCCGCCGTGCACCCCGAGCGCTACGACCTCGTCGGCCGGATGGCGCGCGACCTCGGCGTCAAGGTGGGCAGCCTCGTCGGGGATGCGGAAGCGGTCGGCAGGATCGCCGTCGGAGACTACGCAGGTGACGGCGTCGGCGAACCGACCTTGCGCGACATCCTCGAGGAGCTGCGCAAGCCCGGCCGCGATCCGCGCAAGGAGTTCGTCGCCCCGGCGTTCCGGGAGGACGTGCGGACCATCCGGGACCTCTCGGTCGGAATGGAGCTCGACGGCGTCGTGACGAACGTCACCAAGTTCGGCGCGTTCGTCGACGTGGGTGTCCATCGCGACGGGCTCGTGCACGTCTCGCAGCTCGCCGACAGGTTCGTCGGCGACCCGAGCGAGGTCGTGCACGCGGGTGACCGGATTCGGGTCCGGGTGCTCGAGATCGATCTCGCCCGGGAGCGCATCTCGTTCACGGCGAAGAGCGCGGCGCCGCCGAAGGACGCTGCGCGGAGCACGAAGCCCGGCGCGCCGCAGCCGTCGCCTCCGTCGCCGAAGCGACAGGGAGGCAAGCAGCCCGGCTTCTCCTACAACCCGTTCGCCGACATCCTGAAGAAGTGA